CTATCGCCACTTTTATTGGCGATGAAAAGATGTTTCGTGAGGCCGTCGAAGCCTACAGGAAATGGAGGTCAAAATGATTCCGGTAGAACTGGCGAAAACTCCAGAGTTAAGTCGATTAAAAAGAGAATATCACATTGCTGAGGCTCGTTACTGGCGTAAAGCGGGAGATAAATCAAAGAAACAACTTTGTTTATGGCAGGCACAAAGAGAGCGCATGAATGAGCGCGAGTTTCTTTCCTCCCCATCCGAATTACCATTCTGAGGCAAATTATGGGAACTGCGACATTAATACTCGGTGAGTCTGGCACCGGAAAATCAACCAGCATGAGAAATATCAATCCCGAGGAAGCAATACTTATAAAACCAATAGGCAAGCCGCTACCATTTAA
The DNA window shown above is from Escherichia sp. E4742 and carries:
- the kil gene encoding host cell division inhibitory peptide Kil yields the protein MDKTLMAIQTKFTIATFIGDEKMFREAVEAYRKWRSK